AGATTTATGAGCTTTAACGTCGTCAAATGAATGATGGCAGGTACCGATGCTATCAAATTTAGCTACGATTTGATTTTCTAAACCCATATAACTATGACATCCTAACACATGAGATGTAATTCGACAACAAGAGAATAGTAGATTGCTTTTCAAATTGGTAAATGTCTCTTACTCGTgctctttttctatttaatcaaaatttatagttgTTGGTTATGTTATTTTTCTCGAGAGAAACTTGATCCTTGATTAGTCTTTGTTTTGTGAGGAAAATAATCGTTATCGTATCGTTCTAAACTTAGAAGAGTAaaactcaaaatcaatttttcttCGACTTTTCgtaaacacaaaataaaagtcATCTGTTCatttcaaacttgaaagtGTAAGCTCAAAATCAAACCTCAAGAACATGTGGATTtgggaaaggaaaaacaagtACTCTTTACTAACGACCATGTACAAGTGTAACAGTGACTTCATTGGAAGTGGAGGTTTCGGCCGGCAATTTATCAGTCTTGGAAAACATTCTTTCCATGTAAAATCCAGGTTGTTTAGGCTGAGACAACAACATGTCTTCACTCTCCAACATTGAAAGTACTGACCACATTGTCGGCCTTTCATCGGAGCTCTGTTGGACACACAAAAGGCCTACTTGAATGCATCGCAGTGCTTCAGAGCCTTGGAATTCATCCCCCAAGGCTGCATCCATCAACTCCAAACCATTTCCCTCGTTCCAAAGCTTCCATGCCTGAAGAATTTCACCACTTGGGACTTAGTTTCCATTGGTTTGTTTCAATTCAAGTATtcattgttagatgaacacgaccctccacaatggtatgatattgtccactttgagcataagctctcgtggctttgctttggactttcctaaaaggcctcataccaatggaaagagtattttttgattataaatccatgatcattccctaaattagccgatgtgagactttcatcattcaacgTTCATAACAATGTTACTTACATGTCCAAGAAGATTTAGTTGATGATCTTCATGGAAAAACCCTCTGTTCTTCTTACCACTAACGATTTCCAAAACAATTACCCCGAAGCTGAATACGTCAGATTTCAATGAAAAACATCCGTCGAGTGCATATTCAGGAGACATATAACCGCTGCAACAATAACATTTAGATTATTCATAACGATGAAATCTAACCATATCAGCTGAAATTATCTTAATACTTACTAGGTCCCGACAACTCTTTTGGTTTTGGTCATAGTTTGATCTTCCTCAAACATGCGTGCCATTCCAAAGTCTGAAATTTTCGGATTCATTTCATTATCTAGTAATATATTACTTACTTTGAGATCCCTGTGTATTATTCTCAGCCTTGAATCTCGGTGAAGGTAAAGAAGTCCTCGAGCTATCCCGATTATGATGTCCAATCTCTTTTGCCATTTGAGTGAAGCTCGCCTCTTATCATCTGTATCGACACAATTGCAGTCCAGCTTAATTTATATCGTTATATCGACCAAAGGAGCGTGGAGAGTGAGAGAAACAAGTTTGGTACTAACCAAAGAGGAAATAGTCTAAGCTTTTGTTTTGCATATATTCATAGACTAGCAATGTTTCTTGTTGGTGAATGCAGAAACCAAGCAGCTTGACAAGGTTTCGATGTTGAAGTTGTGAGATCAACAAAACCTCATTTCTGAACTCACTTTTCCCTTGGCCAGACCCCTCTGCCAGCCTCTTTACTGCAATCTCCTGCCCACAAGAAAGCTTTCCCTGCAATGTATAGCACATGCATGTAATATTTGATAGTAATAACTGATGGAAAACTTCAAccgctcaagtccaccgccactagatattgttctctttgagcttcccctcaaagtttttaaaacatatttgcTAGGgcgaggtttccacgccccttataaagaatgtttccttctcttctcctaccaacgtgggatctcacaatccacccccttcgaaaCCCAGTATCTTCACTGAcgttcgtttccttctccaatcgatgtgggaccctccaatccacctctcttcgaggcctagtgtcctcgccggcacaccgcctcgtgggccacccctttcggggctcagcctcctcgcttgcacatcgcccggtgtctggctctaatatcatttgtaacagtctaagcccaccgctagcagatattatccaacTTAGTAGTAGGCGAATAGTGACCCTATTtggagctttccctttcggacttccccataaggtttttaattaaaatgcgtctgctaggaaNcactttgagcataagctctcgtggctttgctttggactttcctaaaaggcctcataccaatggaaagANagaggtttctacacctttataaagaatgtttcgttctcctcctcaacgaacgtgggatttcacaaaaACTCTAGCATTCAACgaacgtgggatttcacaaaaACTCTAGCATTGTCAAGGGAAAGCTCAACATATCCAAGAGATTATGAAATGAACTTCAATATAAAGATGTCAGTAAGAAAGAATACCTTGTAAACTGGTCCAAAACCACCTTCACCTATCTTATTCGAAAAAGAGAAACTATTTGTGGCAATCTCAATCGTCCTAAAATCATAGATTGGCATCTCAACTTCCTTTTCTTGAGAGTGAATCTCTCCTAAAGTGATCTCAGGGGAGATCATATTGCCTCCTGGTTCACAAAATTTGGAgccaagaaacaaaaatgagtATATACGAGCCATGAACAGTTCACAGATTCATCAAGCAATGGTGGAAATGCTTGCCTCTAACTTTCCTTCTACGCTCAAGGATAAAGCAAAtcacaagaaccaagaagcccAGAAATGAAGCCACAGACACACTAATTGCAACCATAAGCTTCTTGTTGGTTGAGTCTACAGCAGATGAAGCATAGCACACAGATCTTGAAATGCAGGCCACAATAGTAAAAAACAGATATTAAAATGGAATGGATAGCAATTTAGTACCTAATTCTGATGCCGCCACTCTCACATAAAGATCTTGTCCATTTTGAAGGACAGATTTAACATCCCTCAGTTTATGAAACCAGGTAACGCAGCCATAGCCGCCTGTCGGAAGCTCCATTATTCCATAGGCCAAGCAAGAGCAGTTGTTCAAGCACGTCGCCTCGCAATCATCGATGCTCGTATTAACATTCACCAAATACCCTGAAGAATCTGGCAACTTCACATTGCTGATTCTCTTAAACCCCTCTCCATTTCCGCACGTTCTATTGTCCCTTCTAACGCAGCCATCAGACCATCTAAACTTCTCCCAATCATCGGGCGATTTGGGTTCAAACCCAGCCATGCAATCGCATTCTGCTGTGAGGGAAAATGTGCAAACGCCAAAATCCCCACAGAATCCATAGACATCGCAACGATCTCCTGGTAATGTATACAGAGTGTACCAATATTTTCCATCCTCCACCCAGTAAAACTGTTGAAATAACCCAGCCGCGTTCAGTACCAATCTTACGGAGATGTCGTTCGCAGCATCATATGAATAAAAGGCTTCATGAGCATTATAATTGAACTTGGGAAAATAAATTGCGGTCTCTCTTAGTGGACCAGACCCACTAAACCCATTGCCGTACCATGGGCCGCTTCGAAAAGTTGTGATCGGTCCTCTGCGAACTACAAATTGGGGAAGCCCATTCATCTCCACACTATAAGTGAAATCCCCAGACGACGGATCGTTCGTGCTTTTCCATGACGTTAACTTCCGGTTCATACCGGTTTTCGCGTCCCAACCGAGTTTCATTCCCGGTAACAGAGTATCAGATGGGTAATCAAAACTCTGCCACAGATAATTCTCCGACCCAGATTCTCTTAACACCAAATTACCTGTGTTTAGCAGCTGAACGACTGGTTGTTCCACTGTTCCTGGAGATGGGGTCGACCATAAAACTCCCCCTGTTTCATTGAGCAGAGTAATCTTTCCTTCTCCATTGAGTGTTAATCTTCCAGAGGCATTTACAAGTGGGTTATCTCTGTTTGCGACCCACACGACAGTCTGTGGGATGTTCTTGTACCATATGCCCAAATACTGAAACTTGGAGCCTTGGGGATTGAAGATTCCCAACACAAAGTTCTGTGCAGCTGAAACTAATATCTGGGTACTGCCATTGACTGATTCCCCTGTTTTTATGCTATCGATTGCTAATGATTTTCTTGGAAACAGAGCTACAGTCGtccagagaaagagaaaagccGAAAGCTTCCACCTGCAAATCAGTTCTTCTCCCATGGCTTCTTTCAAATCAAAGCAAGTAATTTGTCGTTTTGACTTCGATATCAATCCATATACTTCTTGCAAAGAATGAACTTTGAATTTATATCTTCATCAGCAAGGATCACACTGAATCTTTGGAACCAGTattgaatgaaaatgtataaatatatCCTGTAACGTCGTTGTCACTCCGCTTACTACGGAAccagcttttttttttttaaggaaaattaaTGTTGTGGGAGCTGAACATCAGTGTAAAGAAAGACAAGTCTAGAATTTGTTCGaatgttttcattttaacGATTGTTTTGGTTGTTCTTTCTTCGTTGCAGTACTAACTTCAGATCTGTGAATTTATCTTTGTAGTTGTGGTCTTACAAAGCAGCCTAAACCTTGTGATAAGATATTAAAGGGGAAGAAAGACAGCAAGATGAGGAAGAGCCATAAGAGACAGTTGACCTTCTCAATGAACCAACAACAGGCATTTGAC
This genomic interval from Cucurbita pepo subsp. pepo cultivar mu-cu-16 chromosome LG20, ASM280686v2, whole genome shotgun sequence contains the following:
- the LOC111782968 gene encoding G-type lectin S-receptor-like serine/threonine-protein kinase At4g27290 isoform X3, coding for MGEELICRWKLSAFLFLWTTVALFPRKSLAIDSIKTGESVNGSTQILVSAAQNFVLGIFNPQGSKFQYLGIWYKNIPQTVVWVANRDNPLVNASGRLTLNGEGKITLLNETGGVLWSTPSPGTVEQPVVQLLNTGNLVLRESGSENYLWQSFDYPSDTLLPGMKLGWDAKTGMNRKLTSWKSTNDPSSGDFTYSVEMNGLPQFVVRRGPITTFRSGPWYGNGFSGSGPLRETAIYFPKFNYNAHEAFYSYDAANDISVRLVLNAAGLFQQFYWVEDGKYWYTLYTLPGDRCDVYGFCGDFGVCTFSLTAECDCMAGFEPKSPDDWEKFRWSDGCVRRDNRTCGNGEGFKRISNVKLPDSSGYLVNVNTSIDDCEATCLNNCSCLAYGIMELPTGGYGCVTWFHKLRDVKSVLQNGQDLYVRVAASELDSTNKKLMVAISVSVASFLGFLVLVICFILERRRKITLGEIHSQEKEVEMPIYDFRTIEIATNSFSFSNKIGEGGFGPVYKGKLSCGQEIAVKRLAEGSGQGKSEFRNEVLLISQLQHRNLVKLLGFCIHQQETLLVYEYMQNKSLDYFLFDDKRRASLKWQKRLDIIIGIARGLLYLHRDSRLRIIHRDLKVSNILLDNEMNPKISDFGMARMFEEDQTMTKTKRVVGTYGYMSPEYALDGCFSLKSDVFSFGVIVLEIVSGKKNRGFFHEDHQLNLLGHAWKLWNEGNGLELMDAALGDEFQGSEALRCIQVGLLCVQQSSDERPTMWSVLSMLESEDMLLSQPKQPGFYMERMFSKTDKLPAETSTSNEVTVTLVHGR
- the LOC111782968 gene encoding G-type lectin S-receptor-like serine/threonine-protein kinase At4g27290 isoform X2, with amino-acid sequence MGEELICRWKLSAFLFLWTTVALFPRKSLAIDSIKTGESVNGSTQILVSAAQNFVLGIFNPQGSKFQYLGIWYKNIPQTVVWVANRDNPLVNASGRLTLNGEGKITLLNETGGVLWSTPSPGTVEQPVVQLLNTGNLVLRESGSENYLWQSFDYPSDTLLPGMKLGWDAKTGMNRKLTSWKSTNDPSSGDFTYSVEMNGLPQFVVRRGPITTFRSGPWYGNGFSGSGPLRETAIYFPKFNYNAHEAFYSYDAANDISVRLVLNAAGLFQQFYWVEDGKYWYTLYTLPGDRCDVYGFCGDFGVCTFSLTAECDCMAGFEPKSPDDWEKFRWSDGCVRRDNRTCGNGEGFKRISNVKLPDSSGYLVNVNTSIDDCEATCLNNCSCLAYGIMELPTGGYGCVTWFHKLRDVKSVLQNGQDLYVRVAASELDSTNKKLMVAISVSVASFLGFLVLVICFILERRRKVKITLGEIHSQEKEVEMPIYDFRTIEIATNSFSFSNKIGEGGFGPVYKGKLSCGQEIAVKRLAEGSGQGKSEFRNEVLLISQLQHRNLVKLLGFCIHQQETLLVYEYMQNKSLDYFLFDDKRRASLKWQKRLDIIIGIARGLLYLHRDSRLRIIHRDLKVSNILLDNEMNPKISDFGMARMFEEDQTMTKTKRVVGTYGYMSPEYALDGCFSLKSDVFSFGVIVLEIVSGKKNRGFFHEDHQLNLLGHAWKLWNEGNGLELMDAALGDEFQGSEALRCIQVGLLCVQQSSDERPTMWSVLSMLESEDMLLSQPKQPGFYMERMFSKTDKLPAETSTSNEVTVTLVHGR
- the LOC111782968 gene encoding G-type lectin S-receptor-like serine/threonine-protein kinase At4g27290 isoform X1 produces the protein MGEELICRWKLSAFLFLWTTVALFPRKSLAIDSIKTGESVNGSTQILVSAAQNFVLGIFNPQGSKFQYLGIWYKNIPQTVVWVANRDNPLVNASGRLTLNGEGKITLLNETGGVLWSTPSPGTVEQPVVQLLNTGNLVLRESGSENYLWQSFDYPSDTLLPGMKLGWDAKTGMNRKLTSWKSTNDPSSGDFTYSVEMNGLPQFVVRRGPITTFRSGPWYGNGFSGSGPLRETAIYFPKFNYNAHEAFYSYDAANDISVRLVLNAAGLFQQFYWVEDGKYWYTLYTLPGDRCDVYGFCGDFGVCTFSLTAECDCMAGFEPKSPDDWEKFRWSDGCVRRDNRTCGNGEGFKRISNVKLPDSSGYLVNVNTSIDDCEATCLNNCSCLAYGIMELPTGGYGCVTWFHKLRDVKSVLQNGQDLYVRVAASELDSTNKKLMVAISVSVASFLGFLVLVICFILERRRKVRGNMISPEITLGEIHSQEKEVEMPIYDFRTIEIATNSFSFSNKIGEGGFGPVYKGKLSCGQEIAVKRLAEGSGQGKSEFRNEVLLISQLQHRNLVKLLGFCIHQQETLLVYEYMQNKSLDYFLFDDKRRASLKWQKRLDIIIGIARGLLYLHRDSRLRIIHRDLKVSNILLDNEMNPKISDFGMARMFEEDQTMTKTKRVVGTYGYMSPEYALDGCFSLKSDVFSFGVIVLEIVSGKKNRGFFHEDHQLNLLGHAWKLWNEGNGLELMDAALGDEFQGSEALRCIQVGLLCVQQSSDERPTMWSVLSMLESEDMLLSQPKQPGFYMERMFSKTDKLPAETSTSNEVTVTLVHGR